Sequence from the Canis lupus familiaris isolate Mischka breed German Shepherd unplaced genomic scaffold, alternate assembly UU_Cfam_GSD_1.0 chrUn_S2201H2401, whole genome shotgun sequence genome:
AGGAGCAGCCTGGCCAAGCCTGACCCGCGCCCGATTCCCAGGCAGCGCGGGGCGTCTGTGGCCGGCGCAGCTCAGCGCggaccttcccttccctcccggCGCCCCCCCGAAGGCCCATGGGCGGATGGCTCTCCGGCCTGCAGTGCGCGCCGGCGGGGGCCGGCTGGGCCCGGAGCTCGGATTGTGTGCGCTCCCGGGGtgccgcggggtgggggggggggtgtgggtgcgcgtgtgtgcgtgtcGGCGTCGGTGTCGTCGTCGGAGATGGGGGCCGCCGAGTAGCGCCCAAGCCAAGAGGCCAAAGAAAGGCGTGTGAGCTCTGCCCGCAGCTCTCCGTCGGGGCCGGCTGGGCTGCGGTGGGGGTGAGGCCGGCAGGTGCGCTTGGGCGGAGCGGCCGCCGGCTGGCTGGCTGGCGGGCGGCGCGGTGAGGGAGCGCGCTGGCGTCCTGGAGCCCCGGCCCGCAGCGGCTTCCGGCGCggagggggcccggggaggcAGGGCTGCCTTGCGCTCAGGGCTCCCCGGAGCCACCACGGCGGGGTggaccccaccccgcccccccgggccaGGCCCAGCGAACGGGGCGGGGGTCCCGTCTCTGGCTGGCGCGCGGAGGGCTCGGCTGCCCGCCTGGCGGGCGTGTGGCCGTGGTGAGGCCTCCGGGTGGCCACGCCTCGTGGGCGCCCCGGGGACGGAGGGGGTGGAGACCACGGAATGAATGGGGGCCGGCGGAAAGGACAGGCCGTGGGGACCCCGCGctcccggcgggcgggcgggggaggtGTAGGGCGGGGCTGGAGAGCGAGGAGGCGAGCGAGGCGCGCCCCTCAGTGGGAGCGTGGCCCGGCCCGCGCGGGGCTGCCGGCATTTCGGCCCGCGGCTGGCCTGCagggggcggcggcgggaagGAAGAGGGCAAACGGAGCCCCCGGAGAGCCGTGCCGCCGACTTGCCGAGTTGCCGAGGCCCGCGGCCGCCGTGggatgaggagggggagaggcgcgggaggtggcgggggagggagggcgcgGGGGCGCCAAGCCTGTGGCCGGGAGGGCCGAGGCGCTGCAGCTGCGTGGGTCCCGGGCCACGTGTGCCAGGGCGCCgccagcccgcagcccgcagcccggccCGCAGCCCGCAGCGGCGTGTAAGGCGGGACAGACAGGGCGTCGTCCAGGCCCGGGTGCGGAGAGCCCGCGTTGGGCGGGCCAAAAGGTGGGCGTGTCAGGAgtgggattcgaacccacgcCTCCAGGGGAGACTGCGACCTGAACGCAGCGCCTTAGACCGCTCGGCCATCCTGACGGCGGGCCTGGGCGCGCCGCCGCTCGCCTGGCTGGGACCCGGCGCCGACCCCGGAGCTGGCTGGCGGCCGTGTGGGTGGgcgacggacggacggacggacggacggacgggaCTCGCGTCCCGGTCGACGAGGCCAACGGCCCGCCGACTGACTCTGCTGGCGCCGCCGCCCTCGCCGCGGTCctcgccgccgccccctcccccttcccggGGCGCACCCTGCTGCCGGCgtccgccccccgccgccccccgccccccgcgcctcccccgccgccgcggcccATCCCCGCGCGGGCCTCCCTCTCTCTCGCAGCCCTGCTTGCCGTGTCGGGCGTCTTCTCCCCCGCCATCCCCGCGcggctgggcgggggcgggggcgcggcgggtcCGGGGGCGCGACGCTCCGAGTCGGGCCGGGGGACTGCTGTGCGCGCTGACGCGGCGGCCGGGGGTCGGGCCGGGTGGGCCTGGCCCGGGGCACGTGGCGCGCCTGGCAGACGGGCGCGGCGGGACGTCGAGGGCCCTGTGGGCGTGGGCAGGCAGGCCCCGCGGGCCGGAAGGGGTCGGCgcccgggcccgccgccgccgTCCTCGTTAGTATAGTGGTGAGTATCCCCGCCTGTCACGCGGGAGACCGGGGTTCGATTCCCCGACGGGGAGGCGAGACACGCCCTCTTTTGGTcgcgggcgccgccgccgcgctgccCAAACGTACGCCGGCCCCAGGGCCCTCCttgtcctccttctcctccttctcctccttgtcctgcttctcctcctccctcgtGCCTCCGCCCGGCCCCGTGCGGCCAGAGGCGCGGGGCGACCGCGGGGGCCCGTCCTGCCCGCCGTCGACCCGaccccccgcaccccctgcccttcctcgTCGGGCCCTGGCGCCCTGGCGCCCTGGCGCGTGCGGGCTCGGCCCAGCCCAGCCGGGACCTCCTGACGGGAGGCTGGCCGCCACGGGCTCCTCGCTCACGCGACGGACAGCTGCCCGGCTGCCGGGCTGCCCGTGGAGGTGGCcgtggggccgggccgggccgactgtgcgggcggggcggggcggggcggggcgggcgcgggtggcgggagggaagggaagggaaggaagcgcgcgccgggggcagggggcaaggggcGGGCTCCCCGGCGGGCAGCCGAGGGCCCGGGAGCCGCAGGGCGGCGAGAGCGCCCCCCAGAgcgggcggcggaggcggcgggcggTCGTGCCTGCGGAGCAGCCAGGGCTGCGTGGGGTGCGCGGGTGGGCGCCGGGCGGCCGCTGGTGGCGCCCGCGACGGCGCAGAGCTGCGGCCGGCCGGCACGTCGGGGCAGGGCTGCGGCAGGCGGCGGAGGCGGTGGCGAGAGGGCGAGGAGGCGCTGGTGCGGAGCCTGGGCCGGCGTccgggggcggcccgggctgTGCAgcgttggtggtatagtggtgagcatagctgccttccaaGCAGTTGACCCGGGTTCGATTCCCGGCCAACGCAGCTGGCCAACGTTTTGCGCGGCTCCAGGGCCCCGGTGCTCAGGCCCGATGGGAGCCGGGCCGGGCGCGACGCTGagtgcgtgtttgtgtgtgtgtgtgagagagagagagagagagagagagggaggaggaggagaggaggcgcGCAGCGTTTTgacggcgcgggggcgggcggtccggccaggtggctcggcggggccggcgggcggctGCGCGTGGCCCGGCGGGGGCCCTGGAGGCCAAGCAGAGGCGAGTGGGCGGTAGGGAGGGAGGCGCCGGGTCCAGGGCGCACGGGCCAGGCGCGCAGCCTGACGCTCCCTGGTGGTCTGTGGTTAGGATTCGGCGCTCTCACCGCCGCGGCCCGGGTTCGATTCCCGGTCAGGGaagcctttcttcttcctctcgcAAGACCGCCGCCGCACACCCCTTTTAGCCCAAGCTCGCTCGTGCGTCTCCCTGGCCCCGAACTGACCGAGGCTGCGCGTGCGCAGTTGGTTTATATTTGGAAGGCTATTTGGGGCTGCTGTGCACCTCCGCCAGGATATACTCCCCCTTTCTCTCACCCTTATGCCAGTTTCCTGTGCGAGTGCTTCTCCAGCCAAATCACACCCGTCCTTTTGTGAAGTCTGCATTCCATTCAGATGTGTATTCTATTACCAGTATGTAACACGTCCATATACTAGGTTTGTCTTTCCCTCCTTCCGTTTCTGTCCTATCTTTGACGACCTTTGGAAGGCTACTCCCTTTggaagaatgctttttttttccgtATTCACTCTACTTGTTATTTTGTGGCCGTGCTGGCAGGAATCAAAAATTCCTGTTTTTTTAGGTGATCCTGCAGAACACTCCCCGACTGCTTAGGCATTTAGCCTCTTGTTGTGGGAATGTCCACTCTCATAGTAATACCTATCTATATTCTGAAATTAATGGGTTCTTTAGTATAGGATGTTGATCATAAGACCCTGgtaagaaaatgtaaagagaatCCAAACTCTTTTGGCCCGTGCCCAGTGGTCTGCTGTTACCCCTGTGCGTGTAACTAATttggtctgtgattttttttttttttttatgaaaacctTTGATTCAACCCCAAAGGTGTCCAGGAGGAATCAATGTGTTTCAGTGTTACCTGCTTCAATGTCTAGCATAGAAACTCCGTGCTACTATGTTCTGTTTTATGAAGACGACTTTGATCAGGTTTTAGAAGCAGGATGAACTACCTTGTTTACATTTAGCAAACTCTCCATATTAAGTGTACCAGTATTGGTGTTTTTCTGAGTTTAAGCATTGTAATGGACGATCTGGGCTTCTTTAGCCAGCGTCTCCGAATGGCAGCACATCTACCATGAAATGCCAGAAGTTTTGG
This genomic interval carries:
- the LOC119878997 gene encoding basic proline-rich protein-like produces the protein RAAPGRRPRLRTSASSPSRHRLRRLPQPCPDVPAGRSSAPSRAPPAAARRPPAHPTQPWLLRRHDRPPPPPPALGGALAALRLPGPRLPAGEPAPCPLPPPGSRAAVRRVSEEPVAASLPSGGPGWAGPSPHAPGRQGARARRGRAGGAGGRVDGGQDGPPRSPRASGRTGPGGGPSTSRRARLPGAPRAPGQAHPARPPAAASARTAVPRPDSERRAPGPAAPPPPPSRAGMAGEKTPDTSPLEAWVRIPLLTRPPFGPPNAGSPHPGLDDALSVPPYTPLRAAGRAAGCGLAAPWLGAPAPSLPRHLPRLSPSSSHGGRGPRQLGKSAARLSGGSVCPLPSRRRPLQASRGPKCRQPRAGRATLPLRGAPRSPPRSPAPPYTSPARPPGARGPHGLSFPPAPIHSVVSTPSVPGAPTRRGHPEASPRPHARQAGSRALRAPARDGTPAPFAGPGPGGRGGVHPAVVAPGSPERKAALPPRAPSAPEAAAGRGSRTPARSLTAPPASQPAGGRSAQAHLPASPPPQPSRPRRRAAGRAHTPFFGLLAWALLGGPHLRRRHRRRHAHTRTHTPPPTPRHPGSAHNPSSGPSRPPPARTAGRRAIRPWAFGGAPGGKGRSALSCAGHRRPALPGNRARVRLGQAAPPGRTVSGGGPPPGRGRRVSRVRLGASLGPWAPRAGPSPSPSPSPSPRRICTGAEPVLQTAGPPPAPAQRVLTTGRAGTTTSAAGEAVWWPPPPPRDALYGHLAAVSFKHGPLPTAKVTASTRSMQPSQHRRQHTQPRGTAPPPRLSPARRVHERRRTSMGITAKGTEVTSPPRPASTTPAALGPPPTPRTTIPTPAPAPAPAPGLPPPCQKQLYQQQQQQQQQQQRDVPTASRPA